The DNA window CTCAACCAATCAAGAGGAGGAATCCACAACTCTGACAGCTCTGCAAAGTGTTTCTGTTTATACCAGTCAATTTTATAAGCCTTTTTACTTCAATAATGTATGATTAAAATGTCAATGTTACCTCTCTGAACTTCTGCAGGTAGAGCTTTAGAGGCTCCACATACATGTCGAAACCCAGCGTGGACATCGCGAACAGGATGTCTTCGCCGTTTATCGTCTTGCGTTTCTCCTGATGGCATCTCTCACTGGCTTCTGAAGTGATGAAGCTGATGAACTCGCTCACACACTCCTGCACACACTCCTTGGCGTCCTTTGCTATCTAAGGTGATGGAGAGAAAATCTTTTGAGTAACGTGTTTAAAACTTGACTtcatgctaaatttcttcaagtTTCACTTTTCTTTAGCAAAATAAAGGGTGTTAAGAAACTCTTAACGAATAAAGAGACTATCCAGCAAAATATCGgaaattatccgattagtcgattaatcgtcagaataatcgatcGATTACTCAAATAATCGTTAGAGACAATCCTAATAGAGAGGTGATCAAAGTGCATCTTTGTATACATAAACCAGTAAATtttgttaaatttattaaaagaAGCAAACTGCCTTAGAAATGACTTACTTTTCCAGTTTGAGGGATTGCATTCTTCATGATTCGAGCAACGTTGGCGATTGGGAGATAGATGTCTTGCTCACGTAGGTTATCTTTGCCTCCATCGCCATCCTCGTGGTCGTTGAGACCCTCATCACCTTCatctttacagaataaataaataagaaatgttcCTTAAGCAATAAATCAGCaataaatgatgctgaaaattcagcttttcatcacaggaataattttttttttttatatatatatatatatatatatatattaaaaaaaactaacagaaaatttcacaatattactgtttttacagtatatttgagcaagtaatatattttttatataatttatatatataatttgacatttaataaatataatatacgactatatattttatttatataaaattatacaaaattaaaacatttaggcacggtttcacagacagggcttagactaagccaggattaggccatagttcagttaggacatttaagtaatttttataaacatgcttagaaaaaaacattactggtgtgcatcttgagacaaaacaaaggcactgacgtattttaagatcaatcagtgcaattttatttcagttgaaacagctcagacttacattttagtctaggactaggcttaagccttgtctgtgaaaccgggggttacactattagtcaaaagtttttgaacagtaagaagtcttttctgctcactaagcctgcatttattttatctgaAATACAGCAGAAggagtaatattgcgaaatatttaaaataactgttttctattttaatatacttaaaatgtaatttatttcctgtgatcaaagcaaaatttttagcatcattactccagtctttagtgtcacatgatccttcaaacatctttttaatatgctgattttctgttcgagaaacatttttattattattatcaatatttaaaacagctgattaCATATTttccatgattctttgatgaatagaaagatccaaaggtcagcatgtatctgaaataaaaagcttttgtaacattatacattataccattcaaaagcttggagtcagtataattttttattttttgggggaaagaaattatagaaattaatacttctctttagcaaggatgctttaaattggtcaaaagtcaggataaagacatttacaatgttaccaaagatttctctttttctcttttaaattctgttattctgaactttctattctacaaaaaaggctgttttcaacataataaaaataataaatgtttttgagcagcaaatcagaatataagaatgatttctgaaggatcacgtgactggagtaatgatgctaaaaattcagctttgaaatcacaggaataaattacattttaaaatgtattcaaataaaagaaatgttacagtttttgctgtactttgaatcaaat is part of the Garra rufa chromosome 25, GarRuf1.0, whole genome shotgun sequence genome and encodes:
- the nfybb gene encoding nuclear transcription factor Y, beta b, whose amino-acid sequence is MDGDSSTTDASQLGITGEYMAGSHFVLAQAPEDEGDEGLNDHEDGDGGKDNLREQDIYLPIANVARIMKNAIPQTGKIAKDAKECVQECVSEFISFITSEASERCHQEKRKTINGEDILFAMSTLGFDMYVEPLKLYLQKFREAMKGEKGISTVTVTEGMGDELTDETFTNPLPAGIITADGQQQNVMVYTTSYQQIPGVQQLQFS